A portion of the Maylandia zebra isolate NMK-2024a linkage group LG9, Mzebra_GT3a, whole genome shotgun sequence genome contains these proteins:
- the LOC143420256 gene encoding TIMELESS-interacting protein-like: protein MDRLTMVDPQENSPQDIPDYDGIEDEAFPPLPPPHSPGRGGQEEGDPFADGDEGEVSQLADVPTAKRRGVKRPQPKLDSHRLISDRGLPALGTLFDNIQFKGKGHEAADLRLLMQKMENWAHRLYPKLQFEDFIDKVERLGSKKEVQTCLKRIRLDMPLTHEDFTSTDGAGDEEVQRELETFGDPDLFSRESFINAPQGQIAEALAPPPTPSLTEEQQKRIELNRQRALEKRRARQQQIGPSASQTADMLGDKPPAASSPNVIKGSTDGDETVEDPDLEPSNNTSTQQTSPLPPKDSEPAEAETGLSPEQQLSNDCVEGD from the exons ATG GACCGACTCACCATGGTTGACCCACAGGAAAATAGCCCGCAGGACATTCCTGACTATGACGGCATAGAGGATGAAGCTTTCCCCCCACTCCCACCACCACACTCCCCAGGCCGGGGAGGCCAGGAGGAAGGAGACCCTTTTGCAGATG GAGATGAAGGTGAGGTATCACAGCTGGCTGATGTCCCTACTGCTAAAAGGAGAGGCGTGAAGAGACCCCAACCCAAGCTGGACTCCCACAG GCTGATATCAGATCGAGGGCTTCCAGCTCTGGGCACTCTCTTTGACAATATCCAGTTCAAAGGCAAAGGACACGAG GCTGCAGACCTGCGGCTGCTgatgcagaagatggagaactggGCCCACAGGTTGTACCCCAAATTGCAATTTGAAGATTTTATTGACAAAGTGGAAAGGCTCGGCAGCAAAAAGGAAGTGCAG ACATGTCTTAAACGAATACGACTGGACATGCCCCTGACACATGAAGATTTTACAAGTACAGATG GTGCTGGTGACGAAGAGGTACAACGTGAACTGGAAACATTTGGGGATCCTGATCTGTTCAGCAGAGAGAGTTTTATTAATGCTCCCCAAGGGCAGATTGCCGAAGCCCTCGCTCCCCCACCTACTCCCTCTCTGACCGAAGAGCAGCAGAAACGTATTGAGCTGAACAGACAGCGGGCCCTGGAAAAGAGGCGCGCACGCCAGCAGCAAATTG GCCCTTCAGCCTCTCAGACTGCTGACATGTTAGGAGACAAACCTCCAGCTGCATCCTCACCAAATGTCATCAAAGGTTCTACTGATGGAGATGAAACTGTAGAAGATCCTGACCTCGAGCCTTCCAACAACACCTCCACGCAACAAACCAGCCCGCTTCCCCCCAAAGACTCTGAGCCCGCTGAGGCTGAGACCGGCCTCAGCCCTGAGCAACAGCTCAGCAACGACTGTGTAGAGGGGGATTAA
- the LOC143420558 gene encoding DIS3-like exonuclease 1, whose translation MTVIIIEFVSHVRSIFPFQVGAQLDEERNITALVPRQPLEVHETVAECMIYANHWVARKIQEAFPNQALLRCHPPPQQELFNQLVDTAKAKGFTIDTRSNKALAASLDRAVDPQDPLVNRLFRMMATTAMSQALYFSTGAHPQDQYYHYGLALDRYTHFTSPIRRYADIVVHRLLTAALHMQRGVVSGKAPASNKEVEEMAHHVNSKNRAAQAAQMRSTALFQCLFFRERDPQTDPCCVADAVVYSIRDNGVLVFIPEYGVRGPVYLKNKEGLVVVAGQDGSCDWQGGTVRKYPDRITTTSSCGTSTFKLFDHITVRISVHSSTCHADRLNLEVISNKPHHSAKSQQPSPQGRSQLVKEVVRQNEEALAQEKTARRPKLSKEEREFRQSKTPSLYSILEEIRELALMDLERASRLPATTA comes from the exons atgactgTTATAATCATAGAGTTTGTAAG TCACGTTagaagcattttcccttttcaGGTGGGTGCCCAGCTGGATGAGGAGAGGAACATTACGGCCCTGGTCCCTCGTCAGCCCCTGGAGGTCCATGAGACCGTGGCAGAGTGCATGATTTACGCCAACCACTGGGTGGCCCGCAAGATCCAGGAAGCTTTCCCCAACCAGGCCCTTCTAAGGTGTCACCCACCACCACAACAGGAGCTATTCAACCAGCTGGTGGACACTGCAAAGGCCAAAGGTTTCACCATTGACACCAG GTCCAACAAGGCTTTAGCTGCCTCACTGGACCGAGCTGTGGACCCACAGGACCCCTTGGTGAACAGGTTGTTCAGAATGATGGCCACCACTGCTATGTCACAGGCTCTGTACTTCTCCACTGGTGCTCATCCTCAAGACCAATACTACCATTATG GTCTGGCTCTGGATCGCTACACACACTTTACctcacccatccgtcggtacgCAGACATTGTCGTGCACCGCCTTCTTACCGCAGCCCTGCACATGCAGAGGGGCGTTGTATCTGGTAAAGCACCAGCCAGTAAcaaagaagtggaggaaatgGCTCACCATGTCAACAGCAAGAACAGG GCAGCACAGGCAGCCCAAATGCGATCCACAGCACTGTTTCAGTGTCTGTTTTTCAGAGAACGAGACCCTCAGACAGACCCGTGCTGTGTGGCTGACGCTGTTGTCTACTCCATTCGAGACAACGGTGTCTTGGTGTTTATCCCAGA GTATGGTGTGAGGGGGCCTGTGtatctgaagaacaaagaggGCCTGGTGGTGGTAGCGGGACAGGACGGCAGCTGTGATTGGCAGGGTGGCACTGTGCGAAAATACCCGGACCGCATTaccaccacctccagctgtggcacctccaccttcaaactgtttgaCCACATCACC GTTCGTATTTCTGTCCACTCTTCAACTTGCCACGCTGACCGTCTAAACCTCGAGGTCATCAGCAACAAGCCTCACCACAGTGCCAAGTCCCAGCAGCCCAGCCCTCAGGGCCGCAGTCAGCTGGTCAAAGAGGTGGTGCGTCAGAATGAAGAGGCGCTGGCTCAGGAGAAGACAGCCCGGCGCCCCAAACTCTccaaagaggaaagagagtTTCGTCAGAGCAAAACTCCCAGTCTGTACTCTATTCTGGAAGAAATCAGAGAGTTGGCTCTGATGGATCTGGAAAGGGCTTCACGCCTCCCGGCAACAACAGCATAG
- the LOC112435336 gene encoding leucine-rich repeat-containing protein 31-like — translation MFWEVFDELTEEQRKDFLLQVLPSLTALTELDVSSNKEVGGVVHLLVSALPATQMRRLPFNSCYMSNESFTALALAVSYLRTVDISWCKVVGGHLALLLDALQPSVVSELRLCSCELTTDDMQHLAAVCRRGCLSSLRALDLSYNSLVGDNGWCSLFAAGGLGSLEDVDVSLRPSTSAPCSAWLPALLRALPQMPALARLAMQRWTADCQEREQLRYCLKKRSVLLERDPDLQDTSSACKGNSQESLEESQPEEIGADRTGIYCQRATHFVALLLFF, via the exons ATGTTTTGGGAGGTATTTGATGAACTaactgaagagcagaggaaagatTTCCTTC TCCAGGTGCTGCCCTCTCTCACTGCACTGACCGAGCTTGATGTGTCATCCAATAAGGAAGTGGGAGGTGTGGTCCACCTGCTGGTCTCCGCCCTCCCTGCGACACAAATGAGGAGGCTGCCATTCAACAGCTGCTACATGAGCAACGAGTCCTTCACTGCTctgg CCCTGGCGGTGTCCTATCTGCGCACGGTGGATATTTCCTGGTGTAAAGTGGTTGGCGGTCACTTGGCGCTCCTGCTGGATGCTCTGCAGCCATCAGTCGTCAGCGAGCTCCGTCTTTGCAGCTGCGAGCTCACCACTGATGACATGCAACATCTGG cTGCCGTGTGCAGACGGGGCTGTCTCTCCTCACTCCGTGCACTGGATCTGTCCTACAACAGCTTGGTGGGAGACAACGGTTGGTGCAGTCTGTTTGCAGCAGGAGGTCTGGGCTCTCTGGAAGACGTGGATGTCAGTTTGCGACCTTCAACCTCTGCTCCGTGCTCAGCCTGGCTGCCCGCTCTGCTCCGAGCTCTGCCTCAAATGCCGGCGCTGGCTCGACTGGCCATGCAGAGGTGGACAGCTGACTGTCAGGAGAGAGAGCAGCTCAGGTACTGTCTGAAAAAGAGGAGCGTCCTGCTGGAAAGGGATCCAGATTTACAAGACACATCATCAGCATGTAAAGGGAACAGTCAGGAGAGCCTAGAAGAGAGTCAGCCTGAGGAGATTGGAGCGGACCGCACTGGAATTTACTGTCAAAGAGCGACCCACTTtgttgctttattattatttttttaa